The Rhododendron vialii isolate Sample 1 chromosome 5a, ASM3025357v1 genome contains a region encoding:
- the LOC131325887 gene encoding protein EIN4 — MVKKQFALCWCIATLLISVSAVVNGFSPCHCEEEGFWSLSSILECQKVSDFLIAIAYFSIPIELLYFISCSNVPFKWVLVQFIAFIVLCGLTHLLNGWTYFGPHSFQLMLALTVAKILTALVSCATAITLLTLIPLLLKLKVRELFLKQNVLELDQEVGKMMKQKEASWHVRMLTHEIRKSLDKHTVLYTTLVELSNTLDLQNCAVWMPNESKTEMNLTHELKVGSSKRYQRSLPINDPDIVEIKKNKGVRVLRANSVLGAASSGGSDELGAVAAIRMPMLHVSNFKGGTPEFVETCYAILVLVLPSANERDWSYNEMEIVEVVADQVAVALSHASVLEESQLMRETLEEQNRMLQQAKENAMMASQARNSFQKVMSHGMRRPMHSMLGILSIFQDEKLGSEQRMIVDTMVRASSVLSTLVNDVMDISAKDKGKFPLEMKPFQLHSMIKEASSLIKCLCMYKGCGFVLDIEKSLLNHVMADERRIFQVLLHMVGHLLNVSNRGVSFIFRVVSENSEGKNDRGWGMWRTNEEYVSIKFEIEVTDGGSQSNNGSITTVNLAGRRHNGKEGLSFSMCRKLVQMMQGSIWISSNAQGHAKSMTLVLRLQIQPFRKAMFELENLSEQPKSNSLFKSLQVILADDDDVNRTVTKRLLEKLGCRVSAVSSGFECLSLLGPSGKSYPVVILDLHMPEMDGFEVAMRIRKFRSHSRPLIIALTASAEEYVWERCLQMGMNGVIRKPVLLQGMADELRRVLQWANEGVLVK, encoded by the exons ATGGTAAAGAAACAATTTGCTCTCTGCTGGTGTATTGCTACTCTACTGATATCTGTTTCTGCTGTTGTCAATGGATTCTCCCCCTGTCATTGTGAGGAAGAGGGGTTTTGGAGCTTAAGCAGCATTCTAGAGTGCCAGAAAGTGAGCGATTTCTTGATCGCCATCGCGTACTTCTCGATCCCCATCGAGTTACTCTACTTCATTAGCTGCTCCAATGTACCCTTCAAGTGGGTTCTTGTCCAATTCATTGCGTTCATAGTACTTTGTGGGTTGACCCATTTGCTTAATGGTTGGACATACTTCGGCCCTCATTCTTTCCAGTTGATGCTGGCCCTTACCGTTGCCAAAATCCTCACTGCCCTAGTCTCTTGCGCGACCGCGATTACCCTTTTGACTCTCATCCCTCTTCTCCTCAAGTTGAAAGTGAGGGAGCTTTTCTTGAAACAAAATGTGTTAGAGCTAGACCAGGAGGTTGGGAAGATGATGAAGCAGAAAGAAGCTAGTTGGCACGTTCGAATGCTAACCCACGAAATTAGGAAGTCACTCGATAAGCACACGGTTTTGTACACCACTCTAGTTGAGCTCTCCAATACGTTGGATTTGCAGAACTGTGCTGTTTGGATGCCGAACGAGAGCAAAACGGAAATGAATTTGACCCATGAGTTGAAAGTTGGTTCTTCAAAGAGGTACCAACGGTCACTTCCTATTAATGACCCGGATATAGTAGAAATCAAGAAAAACAagggagttagggttttgagggcAAATTCGGTGCTGGGGGCTGCAAGCAGTGGGGGGTCCGATGAATTAGGTGCAGTGGCTGCGATTAGGATGCCCATGCTTCATGTTTCGAATTTCAAAGGGGGAACGCCGGAGTTTGTGGAGACTTGTTATGCCATATTGGTTTTGGTTCTTCCAAGTGCAAATGAGAGGGATTGGAGTTACAATGAGATGGAGATAGTTGAAGTAGTCGCTGACCAAGTGGCTGTGGCTCTCTCTCATGCCTCTGTTCTTGAGGAATCCCAACTAATGAGGGAAACACTGGAGGAGCAAAATCGGATGCTTCAGCAGGCGAAGGAGAACGCAATGATGGCTAGCCAAGCAAGGAACTCATTCCAAAAAGTGATGAGTCATGGGATGAGGAGGCCTATGCACTCAATGTTGGGCATACTTTCAATTTTCCAAGATGAGAAATTGGGCTCTGAACAAAGAATGATTGTTGACACAATGGTGAGGGCTAGTAGTGTCCTTTCTACTTTAGTAAATGATGTTATGGATATTTCTGCCAAAGATAAAGGGAAGTTTCCATTAGAGATGAAGCCTTTTCAACTGCATTCTATGATTAAGGAAGCTTCTAGTCTTATAAAGTGCTTGTGCATGTATAAGGGTTGTGGTTTTGTTCTTGATATTGAGAAGTCTTTGCTTAACCACGTGATGGCCGATGAGAGGAGGATTTTTCAGGTGTTATTGCATATGGTTGGGCATCTGTTGAATGTCAGCAACAGAGGGGTGTCTTTCATCTTTCGGGTAGTTTCTGAAAATAGTGAGGGGAAGAATGATAGAGGTTGGGGAATGTGGAGAACAAATGAGGAGTATGTCagcataaaatttgaaattgaagttACTGATGGAGGTTCTCAATCAAATAATGGTTCTATAACGACTGTAAATTTAGCTGGTAGGAGGCACAATGGCAAGGAGGGCCTGAGCTTCAGCATGTGCAGAAAGCTTGTGCAG ATGATGCAAGGTAGTATCTGGATATCCTCAAATGCTCAGGGTCATGCAAAAAGCATGACTCTTGTTCTCAGGCTTCAAATCCAACCTTTCAGAAAAGCCATGTTTGAACTTGAAAATTTATCAGAGCAGCCGAAATCAAACTCGCTGTTCAAAAGCCTTCAAGTTATTTTAGCCGATGATGATGACGTAAACAGAACAGTGACCAAAAGGCTCCTCGAGAAACTCGGTTGCAGAGTCTCTGCTGTTTCATCTGGGTTTGAATGTTTGAGCCTTCTGGGTCCTTCTGGTAAATCATACCCAGTTGTCATTTTAGATCTTCATATGCCTGAAATGGATGGGTTTGAAGTGGCGATGAGAATTCGGAAGTTCAGAAGCCACAGTAGGCCGTTGATCATAGCTCTGACTGCAAGTGCagaggaatacgtgtgggagAGATGCTTGCAAATGGGAATGAATGGAGTAATCCGGAAACCTGTGCTCCTACAAGGTATGGCCGATGAGCTCCGAAGAGTCCTTCAATGGGCAAATGAAGGAGTGCTTGTGAAGTAG
- the LOC131325889 gene encoding pentatricopeptide repeat-containing protein At3g23020, with the protein MLAKLQRIDTNCIHIPSSTKTSTSSVVSVSQPPNKPQPIKKLPNGGFKKRLKRVYKKPHEPKTHQKHDLCSTQNGFSKYPDGENNSCSSRVEKKRGSLGGNGVAKKTHAKCSTKWLRYGGFIPAILEALETVADLDEALGPWEKRLGNKERTIVLKEQSSWERALEIFEWFKREGCYELNVIHYNVMLRTLGRARKWTLVESLWNEMGKMNIVPGNSTYGTLIDVYSKGGLKDEALRWLEVMAERGMEPDEVTMGIVVQTHKKAGEFEKAEQFFQKWCLGKSVEDDGETSIRPTSITINGDAKRHVPLSSYTYNNLIDTYGKAGKLKEASETFARMLKDGVVPNTVTFNTMIHICGNQGQLEEVASLIHKMEELQCSPDARTYSILIAIHSKYDDIEMAANYFKKMKEASLEPDLVGYRTLLHAFSIRHMVGEAEDLIKEFDERGLEIDEFTQSSVTRMYIEAGMLDKSWLWFNRFHLRRNMSSDCYSANIDAFGERGHVLEAQSIFMSCLEDRTPSVLEFNVMIKAYGINKEYAKACQLFDSMEKGNVVPDKCSYNTLIHMLACADLPHLAVLYVRKMQEAGYVSDCSPYCAVISSYVKLGQLERAEGVFSEMVGLNVPPDIVVYGVLVNAFADIGSVKQALKYVNAMKEACITINTVICKSLIKLYTKVGYLKEAEETYKMIRSFESDPDVYSSNCMIDLYSERCMVNQAERIFGYLKRKGHANEFSYAMMLCMYKKLMRFEEASRIAQKMKELGLLSELLSYNHVLWLYASAGRYNEAVRTFKEMIECSIQPDDYTFKPLGVVLTKCGVPEQAVSNLEITRRKNALSGLQAWVSTVNAFLCGMF; encoded by the coding sequence ATGTTGGCGAAGCTCCAACGTATAGATACCAACTGCATCCACATACCGAGTTCCACAAAGACCTCCACCAGCTCGGTGGTATCTGTGTCTCAACCACCAAACAAACCTCAACCCATCAAGAAACTTCCCAATGGAGGCTTCAAGAAGAGACTCAAAAGAGTTTACAAGAAACCCCATGAGCCAAAAACCCATCAAAAGCATGATCTGTGTTCGACCCAGAACGGGTTTTCCAAGTACCCAGATGGAGAAAACAACAGCTGTAGTTCTAGAGTTGAGAAAAAGAGGGGTTCACTGGGTGGAAATGGTGTGGCGAAGAAGACGCACGCCAAGTGTTCGACGAAATGGCTACGTTATGGAGGGTTTATTCCGGCAATCTTGGAAGCATTGGAAACGGTTGCGGATTTGGATGAGGCGTTGGGGCCGTGGGAAAAGAGGCTTGGGAACAAGGAACGGACCATTGTTTTGAAGGAGCAGTCGAGTTGGGAGCGGGCGTTGGAGATCTTTGAGTGGTTCAAGAGAGAAGGTTGTTATGAGTTGAATGTGATTCACTACAACGTAATGCTTAGGACACTTGGCAGAGCACGGAAGTGGACCTTGGTTGAGAGTTTGTGGAATGAGATGGGGAAGATGAATATTGTGCCGGGAAATTCTACTTATGGAACACTTATTGATGTTTATAGCAAAGGTGGGCTCAAGGACGAAGCACTTCGTTGGTTGGAAGTGATGGCCGAACGAGGGATGGAACCTGATGAGGTTACTATGGGGATTGTTGTTCAAACACACAAAAAGGCAGGGGAGTTTGAAAAGGCGGAACAATTCTTCCAAAAATGGTGTTTGGGTAAATCTGTAGAAGATGATGGTGAAACTAGCATCCGACCAACATCTATTACAATCAATGGAGATGCCAAGAGACATGTTCCGTTAAGCTCATACACATATAATAACCTTATAGATACTTATGGCAAGGCCGGAAAACTTAAGGAAGCATCAGAGACATTTGCACGGATGCTAAAAGATGGGGTTGTTCCAAATACAGTGACTTTCAATACGATGATTCACATCTGTGGTAACCAGGGCCAGTTAGAGGAAGTGGCCTCACTAATACACAAAATGGAGGAGCTCCAGTGTTCACCTGATGCTAGAACATATAGTATTCTTATCGCTATCCATTCTAAGTATGATGACATTGAAATGGCAGCAAATTATTTCAAGAAGATGAAGGAGGCTTCCCTTGAACCAGACCTTGTGGGCTACCGCACCCTTCTGCATGCATTTTCAATAAGGCACATGGTTGGTGAAGCTGAAGACCTCATTAAGGAATTTGATGAAAGGGGTCTTGAAATTGATGAATTCACCCAATCATCAGTGACTAGAATGTATATAGAAGCTGGCATGCTTGACAAATCCTGGTTATGGTTCAACAGGTTTCATCTCAGGAGGAATATGAGTTCTGACTGCTACTCTGCTAACATAGATGCGTTTGGAGAGCGTGGACATGTTCTGGAAGCCCAGAGCATTTTCATGAGTTGCCTGGAGGATAGAACACCCAGTGTCCTTGAGTTCAATGTGATGATCAAAGCTTACGGGATCAACAAGGAATATGCTAAGGCTTGCCAGTTGTTTGATAGTATGGAGAAAGGCAATGTAGTTCCTGACAAATGTAGCTACAATACTCTAATTCATATGCTAGCTTGTGCCGATCTTCCACATTTGGCAGTGCTCTATGTGAGAAAAATGCAGGAGGCAGGATATGTAAGCGATTGCAGCCCATATTGTGCTGTGATCTCAAGCTATGTGAAATTAGGTCAGTTAGAAAGAGCAGAGGGAGTATTTTCCGAAATGGTTGGATTAAACGTGCCTCCAGACATTGTCGTTTACGGTGTATTGGTTAATGCATTTGCTGATATTGGAAGTGTTAAACAAGCTCTCAAATATGTTAATGCAATGAAAGAGGCATGCATTACCATAAACACTGTTATATGCAAGTCATTGATTAAACTTTATACTAAAGTAGGATACTTGAAAGAAGCAGAAGAAACCTACAAAATGATTCGATCATTTGAGTCGGATCCTGATGTATATTCGTCTAATTGCATGATAGATCTCTACAGTGAAAGATGTATGGTTAACCAAGCAGAACGTATTTTTGGGTACCTCAAGAGAAAAGGTCATGCAAACGAGTTTTCTTATGCTATGATGTTGTGTATGTATAAGAAACTTATGAGGTTTGAAGAAGCTTCTCGGATTGCACAAAAGATGAAAGAATTGGGACTTTTGAGTGAATTGTTGAGTTATAATCATGTGCTATGGTTGTATGCATCGGCTGGGAGATACAATGAGGCAGTGAGGACTTTTAAGGAGATGATAGAATGTTCCATTCAGCCAGATGATTATACATTTAAACCACTGGGAGTTGTTCTAACCAAATGTGGAGTTCCAGAGCAGGCTGTTAGCAATCTGGAAATAACAAGGAGGAAAAATGCGCTGAGTGGGCTGCAGGCATGGGTATCAACAGTCAACGCTTTCTTATGTGGTATGTTTTGA